From the genome of Halostella litorea:
TTAGCGCAGGATTTCGCCGCTGTGGGTAAAAAGGGTAGAGGTGGTTCACCGGAGTAAACGCCGCGAACCGGTCGCAGGCACCGGCTACTCCGCGGCCGCGCCCGGACAGTCCATCCGCCCTCGCGCCTAAAACCGGGTTAGCGGCCGGGCGTCACCCGGACCCGCCCGCCGTCGAACACCGTTATCGTACAGCCCCATCCCGAAAACTGGCACGTGAGGTCGGCGTCGGCGCCGGCCGACTCGAAAAGGGAGTCGAGCGCGTCGGGGTCTATCACCTCGTAAAGCGCGGGCGATAAGTCTAGTGGGTCGGTGTCGAGCGCCTCCGCCACCGCCAAAACGACTGTCGTGCTCGGGTCGCCGTCCTCCGCCGTCCGAGAGACCGACGTCGGCCGAATGTCGGATCGTTGCTGCGAAGGGGCTACCGTCATACCGCTATTAGTATCACTAGTCATATATGGGTCGTGCTGACTCAACCCGACTACGCCGGACCTGGGTAATAAACCTTCCCGTCGGTGGATCTACCACGCGCCCGATCGGTTACGGGGTCGCGAGGGATCGGTGGCCTCGGAGCAGGACCGCGGCGGCGGGGCCGCGTCGAGGCCATCGGGAACGACTGGGCCGTGCCGGTAAGCAGCGATTACTCGACGAAAGGTGTGCTTAACCGGCGACGGACGCCAGCCCGGGACGGCGATGCCCCGAACCGCCCGTCCGCCGGGAACCCGTTACAGGCATACATGTGTAAAGAGTCGGGAGCGTCGGGGGCGAACTGAGGGCCGACCCCGGACTGCCGGGCAGCCCGTCAGGTCCGCCCGGATAGGACCGAACACGTTCGGGAGCACGGCAAGGGGCCGCGCGCCCGTACGTCGCGGTATGCCCGGCATCCCCTCGCCGTTCTCGGACGACGACGGCGACGACGCGGCGGAGACGTTCGACGAGTACGACGAGTTCGTCCCCGACCACCTCCCGGAGCCGGGAGCGTTCCTCGACGGCCACGACGTCCTCGCCGGCGACGACCACCTCGACTTCCACGACCTCACCCGGGACCTGTTCGAGGAGCGGGGCGTGTACGACATGACGTTCGGCTACAACCTCGCCAGGCTGAACCTCGACACGCGCCACCCGTCGGCCGGCTACCGGTACGCCGTCGAAACCGACGGTGGCGACGCGCCCGCGGCGGCCGACCGCGCCGTCCTCCGGGCGGAGTTCACGCCGACGACGGAGTTCTGCCCGCAGAGCGACACGCTCGTCCGCGGGTCGTTCCGGGCGTGGAACGGCCTCGCCGACCGCCACGAGTACGACCTCGTCCGCGTGCGCGTCGACGGCGTCCACCACAACAGCGAGGAGATAAACGAGGACATGCGCCAGTTGGAGGAGACGTTCCTCGAAACCGACTCGGTGACGCGCGTGTCCGACGACTCCGGCGGGCCCGGCGAGTCGACGCCGGGGCGGGAGGGGTCCGGCCGCGGCCCGACGTCGCCGTTCTGATCGCCGCCCCGTCGTCGGGGGTCGACCGGCGGCCAGCGGACGGGCCTCACGGCGATAGTCGCGGGAGAAACGAAACGGCGGTGGGATGACAGGGTGCGATGGAGCGGTCGCTACCGGGACTGTGCCGGCGCGCGACCGGCAGAGCGGACGGCGGCGGTCGCCGACGTCCCCGTTACGGGTCCGGGTTGAACACCTCGGGGTTGTCCTCGCCCTCGGCGGTGACGATGCTCATGCAGCCACGTCGGGCGACCCGGCTGAGCGCGTGGTCGACCAGCTTGTAGTTCCCGGGGACGGGGAAGTCCATCGTGGCGACGGTGGTGCTCCCCGGGGCGACCGGCTTCGTCTGGATGTGGGTCTGCGGGTCGGTCGACAGCGACCCCTCGGGGTACAGCTTCTCCCAGACGTTGCCGATGGGGTGGTAGCTGCTGGTGAGGTTCGGCCCGCCGGTGACGAAGTACGTCCGGACGGTCTGGCCCGTCTCGACCGTCGCCGCCGCCCCGTACTTGTCGGGGGTCATCGCGTAGCTCTCCCCGTTCATCACGACGTACGTGGGGTCCTCGGCGGCCATCGACGCCATGTCGAACTTGTGGTGGCCCTCCGTCCCGGCCTCCTTGTCGGTGTATATCTCGTGCTGGCCGAGGTACACCTCCTCGTCGACTTCGGGCAAGCCGTCCTCCGGTTCGACGAGGATGATCCCGAACATGCCCGCGCTGATGTGCATGTCCATGTTCGGGACGGCGCAGTGGTAGATGTACGCGCCGGGGTACGTCGCCTTGAACTGCAGGTTCGCCGTCTCCCCGGGCGCGGTCATCGTCGCCTCCGCGCCGCCGCCGGGGCCGGCACAGGCGTGGAAGTCGACGTTGTGCGGCATCGTGTTCTCCTCGGGGTTCCGGAAGGTGACGTTGACCGTGTCGCCCCGCCGGACCCGGATGAACGGCCCGGGGACCGTCCCGTTGTACGTCATGTAGTCGAAGGTGACGCCGTCCTCGACCTCGGCGGTCACCTCGCGGGGGACGAGCTCGACGTCGACCTCGGCCGGCTCGTCGCGGTCGATCGGGTCGGGGATGTCGGTCGGGTCCGCGGCGACGCGGTCGACCTCCGGAGTCGCGGCCTGTTCCATCCGCTCGCGCTGTTCCGTGCGGTCCTGGGCGGTAGGGGCGTTCGCGCAGCCAGCCACAGCGGTCGCGCCGCCGATACCCATCGCCTGAAGCACGCGCCGTCGGGAAGATTCGAACATTGGTGGGACCTCCTTGCAAGTAGACGTAGTGGCCTCACCCGTATCAAACGATTCTACGGTTCTCAGGCCCCGAGAACGGTTTCCAGGCCCTGAGAACCCGGCCGAACCGGTTCGGCCGTCTTTTTTAAGCACCCCGGCCTCGGCGGCTCCGGGCAGCCACGGCGACCCGTCACACCCCGTCGACCCGCGCCCGGAACGCCTGCAGGTAGCGGCGCGCCCGGGCGACGTGTCGCGCCCGTGGCTCCCGCACCTCCGCGAGCAGCAGGGTCAGCGAGTACTGGACGCGCTCGAGTCGCCCCTGGTCCGGCCGGCGGTCCTTCTCCCGGGCCAGGAACCAGAGTTCTGCGGCGAGGTCGTCGATGCGGTCCTCCCGCCCGGTGTCCGGCGGCGTCTCGATGGCGCGGAGCAGCGCCTCGTTCGCGGCGGAGAGCGCCGGGCGCGGATCGCCCGCCGCGATGTCGTCGGACCCCGTACGCCGGGAGCGCATGGGGCGGCGTAGTGCCGGGCGGACGAAACCACTACCCCCGAACCTGTTCGGATCAACGACTTCCGGGGGCGTCCCCAACGGTCCCGTATGGGTACGTCGGGTCACGCCGCGACCGCCTCGCGCGGGTCGCGCCGGTTCGTCGCGGTCGGGGTCGTCGCGCTGGTCGTCTGGCAGGCCGCCGTCCTGGCCGGCGTCCCGCGCCGGACGAGCGTCGCGCTCGGGGCGTTCGGCTTCGTCCTGCACGTCGTCTTCGGGAAGGCGTACGCCCTGCTGCCGTCGTACTTCGACCGCCGGCTGGCGGCGCCGCGCGCGCCCGCCGTCCACCTCCCGCTCTCGGTCGGGGGCGTTGCCGGACTCGCGCTGGCCCCGCTCGACGGCGTCCCCCGGGCCGCGGCGGCGGTCGGCGCGGGCGCGTGGGCGCTCGGCGTGGCGGTCTTCGTCGGCGTCGTCGCCGCCACCGTCCGGGACAACCCGACCGGTGGCGAGACGGGGACCGGCAAGGCGAACGCGCACCGGCGGCCGGTCGACCGCGCGGCGAACGCCGTCCTCCCGGTCGCCGTCGCCTACCTCGCCGCGGGCGCGTACGGCGTGGCGGCCGCCGCCGGGGTCGCCCCGGTTCCGGCCGCCGTCCCCGCGTTCGGCCTCGCCCCCGCGGCGTCGCACCTGCTGGTCGCTGGCGGCGCGGCGCTCGTCCTCTTCGCCGTCGGGTTCCGGCTCCTGCCGCGCCTGCTCGGCGCGTCGCCGCCACGTCCGCTGGTCGCGGTCGTGCTCCCGGCCGGGGCGCTCGGCCCGGGGCTGGTCGCCGCGGGGGTCGCCGGCGCGGGGACGCTCCACGCCGGCGCGGCGCTGCTCGCCGCCGCCGTCGTCGGGTTCGCGGCGGCCGTCGTCGTCCTCGCGGCGCGGGCCGACCGTCGCCGGGTGGGCGTCGGCGCGGTCGTCACCGGCCCGGGGTTCGGCGTCCTCGGCGTCACGCTCGGCGCGGGCTTCGCGTTCGGCTTCGCCGACGCGACCCTCGTGCCGGCCCACCTGCGGGCGAACGTGCTCGGCTTCCTCGGGCTGACGATCGTCGGCGTCACCTACCACTTCTACCCGCCGGCCGTCGGGTCGCTGCCGGGCGTCGGCGAGCGCCCGGCGCGGGCCGCCGCGGCGGCGCTCGCGGGCGGCCTGCTGGTCGAGATCGGAGGACTGTGGAGCACGTGGCCCGCCGCGGTCGCCGCGGGGCGCGCGGTCGGTCTCGCCGGCGCGCTGGCGTACGCGTGGGTGGTGCTGGGGCTGTTCTACGAGCGCGGGTAGGAGAGATCGGAGGCCGCGGTGCCGGAGCCGACACCGGCCCCGTCACTCGGCCGGCGCGAACACGACCAACGCACGCGCGTCCTCGACCGCCCGCGGCGATATCTCCCGCTCGCCGCTGAACTGCACGGCGTCGCCGGGGGTGACCTCGTACGTCTCGTCGTCCAAGCGGAGTTCGATGGTGCCCTCCATCCCGTACAGCACGATGTCGTGGTCCGGGTGGTGGTGGCCCGGGACCTCGTCGCCGGCGTCGAGCGACAGCCGGACGGTCCGCGGGCGGTGCTCTGCGAACACTTCGGCGTGGGGTTGGTCCGTCAGGTCGTCGACGCTCGTCAGTTCGGCCATCGGTCGTCGATACGCGGCCGCCGGGCGAGGCGGTTCGGCCGAACGTGTTCGGTCACCGGTCCGGGAGGTCCGCGCCGTCGCCCGGGCCGTCCCCGGGACCGTCGCCGCCCTCGCCGCCGAACCGGCCGACCAGGACCGCGGGGACCGACTGCGGCCCGTGCCGGCGGAGGACGAGCAGGAGGTTGGCGGCGAAGACGACGCTGCCGAGCAACACGAGGCCGCCGCCGGCGGCCCCGACGACCGCCGGGACCCGCAGCCCCCACGCGGGGAGCAGGTCCGCCGCGACGAGCAGCGCCGCCCCGCCGAGGAGCGCGGCGAAGTCGGCCGCGGCGAGGCGGTCGTCGTAGAGGTCGTCGATCATCGGCACCGGCTCGTAGCCGAGCAGGTCGCTGTACCGGTGGACCCAGACGATGAAGGGGACGACGTGGTACAGCGTCCCGAGCACGACGAAGCCGACGCCGCCGAGCGTGAGCAGGTGGACGGTGCCCGGCGCGCCGAAGCGCGCGTCGACCGCGAGCGGGTCGGCGACCCACGCCGGGAGGGTCAGCGCGGCCCACGCGGCCAGCGCCACGGCGGCGACGGCGTACCGCGACAGCATCGGCGTCCACTCGACGCTCGTCTCGACCAGCCGGCGCGCGAGTATCGCCGCGACGGCGAGCACGCTCGCGACCACGAGGACGCCGCCGACGCGGGCGATCAGGGGGTCGCGCAGCAGCCGCCCGCCGGCGAGCGCGACGACGCCGACCGGGTAGCTCACCTCCTCGACCCCGCGGAGGTAGCGGTCGACGCCGTGTAGTTCCGTCTGCGTGAACATCGTCGCGAGCTGGTACAGCGCGCCGAAGACGGTCGTCAGGACCGCGCCGAACGCCGCCAGCGTGGCGTGCGCCCCGACGACGTCGACCCGGGCCACCGGCAGGTCGAGAAACACCGGGTCGGTGAAGCCGAGGGCGAGCGTCACGCCGAGGGGCGTAAGGACGACGAAGTACGCGAGCGCCAGCGCGAAGTGGCGCTCGGTGACGTCGAGGGGCCGCGCCGTCGCGAGCGTCCGGGCGAGGTTGTACGCGAACGTCCAGAACCCGGCGAGTATGAGGCCGCCGGCGTAGGGGAGCAGGTCGTACCGCTCGGCCAGCAGCGACCACGCGAAGCCGACCAGCCCCGCGGTCACGAGCCACAGCTGGGCGGTCGCCAGCCGCCGGGAGTGGAGTTCCGTCCCGGACCAGACGGGGACGAACTGGGTCATCGCGCCCATGATCGTGATACAGACCCAGCCCACGAGCAGCAGATGCAAGCGCACGAGGTCGACGAGCGGCGCGTCGAATACCGTGCCGACCGCGCCGCCCGCGACGAGAAAGCCCAGCGCGACGACGAAGTGCCGGAGCGGCACGGCCATCGGCGGCTGCGCGTCCGTCTCGACGTCGCCGGGAACCACGCTCATGTCCGTCGCTACGGCGGCCCGCTCCCTCGGCGTCGCCCCGAACGTGTTCGGCATCCGGGCGGCCGGCCGCTACTGCCGCCGCGGCTCCTGTGCGCCCGGCCGGGCTACCCGAACACGTTCGGGGAGATCGGTAGGGCCATGCCGGTCGAACGGTACCGTATGGCAACGTCCACAGCGGAAACCGACGCGACCCAGACGACGGTCGACGTGAAGTGCACCGGCCACGTCCGCACCGAGGTCGGCGAGCCGACGCTGTCGTACACGTTCGAGGGCGACCGGCTCCGGGACTTCCTCGACGACTTCTTCGCGGAGTACGACGTCGAGGACCTCCTGATAGCGGAGACGGAGGCCGAGGCGACCACCGACGGCTGGGCGACCGTGCCCGACGAACTGCCCGGGAAGTGGGCGAAAAACCCCGAGGGCGAGCAGACCCGCCCCTACGCCCGGGTCGTCGTCAACGGGACGTTCAACGAGCACCTCGACGGCCTCGACACCGACCTGAACGACGGCGACCGCGTCGCGCTGATGTACCCCTTCATCTACTGCTGCTGACCCGCGGCGGGTCACCGCCCCCGCCCGTTCCGCCCGGTTCGTCGTCGGGGACCGACGCGTTTGCCACCCGACGGCGTCGGATACGCTCGAACAGCGTGGCGGGGAAGGCGTAGGCCGCCGCGTTGCGAAGCCGACAGGCGACCGACGACTGGAGCGTCCCGAGCCGCCCCAGCCGGCGGGACTCCGCCCGAACCCGGTTCGCGCGGTCCACCCGCTCGGACTCGTACGCGGTGAACGCGTCCCGGGGAGTCCCGTTCGCGTCGAGGGCGTGCGCCAGCGCGACCGCGTCCTCGACCGACTGCGCGGCACCCTGCCCCGCGAACGGCAACATGCCGTGCGCGGCGTCGCCCGCGAGCACCGTCGATCCGCGGTGCCAGCGGTCCAGCGCGGGCAGGTCATTCAGCCCGGTCGCGATGACGTCCGCCGGCTCCAGCGAGTCGACGACGGTCGGGACCGGCTCCGGGTACGTCGCGAAGTACGAGCGGATATCGGCCACGGACGCGGGGGTCGGGACGTCCGCCGGTGCCGTGGCGAACCAGTAGAAGCAGTCCGGGCCGACCGGCGCGCCGCCCGTGTAGGTCCCGCGCCCCCACACTTCGACGCCGACCGACCGGCGGTCGGGCGGGAGGTCCACCGCGGTCAGCGCCCGGAGCACGGTCGTGTCGAGCGACCGGGCCGTCGCGGGCGCGACCGCCTCGCGGACGGCGGAGTCGATGCCGTCCGCGCCGACGAGGACGTCCGGGCGCACCGCCGACCCG
Proteins encoded in this window:
- a CDS encoding cupin domain-containing protein, which gives rise to MAELTSVDDLTDQPHAEVFAEHRPRTVRLSLDAGDEVPGHHHPDHDIVLYGMEGTIELRLDDETYEVTPGDAVQFSGEREISPRAVEDARALVVFAPAE
- a CDS encoding FAD-dependent oxidoreductase — protein: MSRRDDSPRIAVVGGGICGLTTAVALEQRGFDVAVYEAAPEYRPVGAGILLQTNALLALESIGVAARIREAGMALSDTEIRSPDGRLLQAFDLGNVEREAFGYGFVAVRRAALLEILRDALDAPVRTGKRCEAVEDPASPTVRFTDGSAVRPDVLVGADGIDSAVREAVAPATARSLDTTVLRALTAVDLPPDRRSVGVEVWGRGTYTGGAPVGPDCFYWFATAPADVPTPASVADIRSYFATYPEPVPTVVDSLEPADVIATGLNDLPALDRWHRGSTVLAGDAAHGMLPFAGQGAAQSVEDAVALAHALDANGTPRDAFTAYESERVDRANRVRAESRRLGRLGTLQSSVACRLRNAAAYAFPATLFERIRRRRVANASVPDDEPGGTGGGGDPPRVSSSR
- a CDS encoding MoaD/ThiS family protein — its product is MATSTAETDATQTTVDVKCTGHVRTEVGEPTLSYTFEGDRLRDFLDDFFAEYDVEDLLIAETEAEATTDGWATVPDELPGKWAKNPEGEQTRPYARVVVNGTFNEHLDGLDTDLNDGDRVALMYPFIYCC
- a CDS encoding HalOD1 output domain-containing protein; the encoded protein is MTVAPSQQRSDIRPTSVSRTAEDGDPSTTVVLAVAEALDTDPLDLSPALYEVIDPDALDSLFESAGADADLTCQFSGWGCTITVFDGGRVRVTPGR
- a CDS encoding DUF7553 family protein codes for the protein MRSRRTGSDDIAAGDPRPALSAANEALLRAIETPPDTGREDRIDDLAAELWFLAREKDRRPDQGRLERVQYSLTLLLAEVREPRARHVARARRYLQAFRARVDGV
- the nirK gene encoding copper-containing nitrite reductase, translating into MFESSRRRVLQAMGIGGATAVAGCANAPTAQDRTEQRERMEQAATPEVDRVAADPTDIPDPIDRDEPAEVDVELVPREVTAEVEDGVTFDYMTYNGTVPGPFIRVRRGDTVNVTFRNPEENTMPHNVDFHACAGPGGGAEATMTAPGETANLQFKATYPGAYIYHCAVPNMDMHISAGMFGIILVEPEDGLPEVDEEVYLGQHEIYTDKEAGTEGHHKFDMASMAAEDPTYVVMNGESYAMTPDKYGAAATVETGQTVRTYFVTGGPNLTSSYHPIGNVWEKLYPEGSLSTDPQTHIQTKPVAPGSTTVATMDFPVPGNYKLVDHALSRVARRGCMSIVTAEGEDNPEVFNPDP
- a CDS encoding heme-copper oxidase family protein → MSVVPGDVETDAQPPMAVPLRHFVVALGFLVAGGAVGTVFDAPLVDLVRLHLLLVGWVCITIMGAMTQFVPVWSGTELHSRRLATAQLWLVTAGLVGFAWSLLAERYDLLPYAGGLILAGFWTFAYNLARTLATARPLDVTERHFALALAYFVVLTPLGVTLALGFTDPVFLDLPVARVDVVGAHATLAAFGAVLTTVFGALYQLATMFTQTELHGVDRYLRGVEEVSYPVGVVALAGGRLLRDPLIARVGGVLVVASVLAVAAILARRLVETSVEWTPMLSRYAVAAVALAAWAALTLPAWVADPLAVDARFGAPGTVHLLTLGGVGFVVLGTLYHVVPFIVWVHRYSDLLGYEPVPMIDDLYDDRLAAADFAALLGGAALLVAADLLPAWGLRVPAVVGAAGGGLVLLGSVVFAANLLLVLRRHGPQSVPAVLVGRFGGEGGDGPGDGPGDGADLPDR